TTCGGGTCGAGATCTGAACGACGTGCGCGGGTACCGGCTGAAAGTGGGCGACAAGCTCACCATCGTGGCCGAACTGCCCGACTACGAGCGCCTGCTCCGGCTCCAGCGCCCCGCCGCGGTGAGTCGCGTGATAGTGGACACGTTCCCGGCAACGGCAACGGGAGTGCTCGCGACACACGTGCGGCTCCAGCGCGGTTGCGCGGTCGAAGAGGCGAGCGCGATCATGTCGCAACTGCCGTTCGTGCTCAACGAGGGATTAACGCGCGGCGAGGCCCAGGAGTTGACCGAACAACTGGAGCGCGAAAAGGTGGTTACGCGGATCGAGTAAGGCATCCGACGCGCTCTACAAAAACTTCTTCGCTACCGCACCGAGTAGCAGTTTCATCTTCGCGAGTTTCGTCACTTCGGGGCGCTGGGTCCACACGTCGTAGCCGCAGCGTTCGATGGCGCCGAGAACCGCTTCGCCGCCGCGAATGAACAGTTCCACGTCCACGCGAGCCTCGCGCGGCAAGAGCGGGAGCAGCGCGGCCCCGCGGGCGAAATACTCGCGCGCACGATCGACTTCAAACCGCACGAGCGCGCGGAACTCGGGCGTACACCGGCGAGCTTCCAGGTCTTCGTCGGTGTAGCCGTACTTTTGCCGATCTTCGGCGGGAAGGTAGACGCGCCCGATGTCGAGATCGCGCGACACGTCCTGCCAGAAGTTCGCGATCTGCAACCCGATACACACTTCGTCCGACAGCGCCGCGCGTTCCTCGTCGAAGCACTCGAACAGGTACAGCACCAGCCGCCCGACCGGGTTGGCCGAGTTCCGGCAGTACCCGAGGAGTTGATCGAAGGTGTCGTACCGTTTCACCCGCTGGTCCTGCTCGAACGCGACGAGCAGGTCGAGAAACGGTTCCGGCGGAATGTTGAATCGCCG
This region of Gemmata massiliana genomic DNA includes:
- the hpnC gene encoding squalene synthase HpnC, producing the protein MSWDFARELEKWGLSRTSGGLAPPVSLSDARAYCAYVAKAHYENFTVVSLLLPRRLIRHFHAVYAYCRWSDDLADETGGGQHALDLIGWWREQLRECYSSNGEAPAPRHPVMVALRETIRRFNIPPEPFLDLLVAFEQDQRVKRYDTFDQLLGYCRNSANPVGRLVLYLFECFDEERAALSDEVCIGLQIANFWQDVSRDLDIGRVYLPAEDRQKYGYTDEDLEARRCTPEFRALVRFEVDRAREYFARGAALLPLLPREARVDVELFIRGGEAVLGAIERCGYDVWTQRPEVTKLAKMKLLLGAVAKKFL